gaaaatggtgtgtcctactgacttaaagcaagagtaccttttagtacaaaaatacctcacaatttaataatccagtgtcaaaaagacttaaaagttaaagacaaaacagttatgcgataaaataaccgtgaccctacccaaaacggacgccaatgaccggtactagaaatttacaaTCAATAGagtcgattcatttctggaaagtaaataagcataccaattttcatttttctaagtaGAAGCGTtatggagttatttaagaaaaactaattacatgacgccatcttcaaagagctctagctcccttaggaagcattttcggaccaggtgaattgggttaaattatcttaaaattatctaaacaatctcctgtcttcgtttgtcggtagagtttctggacaccctgtatatttaagtATGCCAAACTACAGATGTTATCCACACGGTCAATAACTAAAGGCATTTTTGAGCCAGCAAAAGTGATTTCTAGAGAAGACTGTTGTTTAAGCAAGTCTTGACCTATTACTACATCAGCACATAAATCTTGAATTATTGATAATTTGACATTTTTATAGGAATGTCCGTTTATTTCTAAATTAACAAAGCAATGTCCTGAGATAGTCATTCTGTGCGCTGTTGAAGCCATTAGTATGCTTGCATGACTTCTAAATGTTTTCACTTTTATAGACAATGCATAATTCTTACTGATATATGACTCAGAACTACCTGTGTCTATTAAACATTCAACTGTATTTCCATTCACCTTTATTTTAGTAACACTTTTAGATAAGCATTGAGGGGCAGCAGCAAGATTTCTAACATTAGAACTAGATGTAGTAGTAGCTAAAGCAGCAGCTGACGCTAAATTGGACGTCTGAAGCCTACATACCTTCGAAAAATGTCCAACTTTAGAGCATTTCTTGCAAACTTTGTCTCTAGCAGGGCATAGGCTACGAGGATGTCTTTCAGTTGATCCACAAAAgtaacgttgttctgaagctatttccttatggcatttttataatgaactattttaaatgggaaataagccacaattttaccaaaaaaatgaatttattaacgtttcgacgcccaagtcgggtgtcgttaaggagctgtatattacacaacaacaaaacaaattggagttattttagatatcaagtaaataatcaaatcaatttagacatcccactaaagaccgataaacaaatcgaacaaacagtagaacattttaacacagttttacaggaagcagcatggaactcaacaccattacctacaaatcgacatatgaacaaacactgttccaatacaatacatgaaaaaataattgagaaaagaaaactcagaaaacaatggcaattatcaagatcacctcaaagtaaaacaaacctcaataaagcacaaaaagacctaaaaaaattgataatagcagaaaaaaatgcaagctttgaggaatacctacaaaaactagatgcaactcaagctactgactactcgttatggaaggccacaaggactctacgaaggcagaactatacagtcccaccactaagaacacaaacaggacaatgggcgagaagtcctctagaaaaggccgaaacatttgcgacacaccttaaaaaagtctttacaccaaatgagggaaattactcactacaaactgaagaagaaattatttcgatactcacaaaaccttatcaactagaacttcctgaaaaaagattcacaaaaaatgaggtaaaaaatattatacaacacaacatcgatccaaaaaaagctccaggatacgacctgattacaggaaaaactcttcagcaactcccagagaaaggcttccaatttctgacacagttatttaactctataatgagactaggtcatttcccatcacagtggaaactagcacaaataacaatgatactaaagccaggaaaagaaccagaaaatgtacagtcctaccgtcctattagtcttcttccagtggtatccaaagtttttgaaaagctgacacttactaagctaatgcctataatagaaaacaaaaaactaataccaccacaccaatttgggtttataaaacaacattcaacaatacaacaggtacatagaattgtagagagaatcaacgaggactttgaaaataataggtactgctcggcggtatttctggacgtaagtcaggcatttgataaagtctggcataaaggcctattatgtaaactaaaacagaatttacctacaaattactatatactcttaaagtcatatatcaccaacagaaacttccaggtaaagtatgagaatgaatacacaaacatacaacaaattctcgctggggtgccccaaggaagtgtactaggacctatattataccttatattcactgctgacttaccgacagatacacatatcactacagccacatttgcggatgatacggcaatactatcatcgaacaaaaatcccaaaatagcctcagaaatcttacaaaataatctaaataaaattcaacaatggatgacaaaatggagagtcaaaattaatgaaaacaaatcgctacacctaacatttaccacgcgtagggaaacatgtccggcagtatacttaaacggtaaaggaatcccacaaggggatgaagtcaaatatctaggtatgtacttggacagaagattaaactggaggaagcatatatttactaagcgaaaacaactgggtcataagttaagaaccatatattggctgttgggcaaaaaatcaaaactatcaactgaaaataaaatattaatctacaaatccatcctaaaaccagtgtggacttatgggatagaattatggggaaccgccgcacattccaacattgaaatcatacaaagatttcagtccaaaatattgagatcaatactaggagttccatggttcataaccaatgaagccatccatcgggacgccggactaccatacgtcaaagatgacatcaaaaagtgcgcgaaaaaacatacagaaaaacttaaagtgcatccaaacgtgttagcaaaaaatttagtgaataaaccgtgtactgttcgtaggttaaaacgaaaagttccgttagagttaagtgaacaataggtactaaattaatgtgtataagtttatgtcagaaatagtcagtgttgtaggctaagttttaaaaaaggggtgcatcactggatgcctccctacatgtcattcctaattattgtcagtcctattacttattgtctgttatctacctaaacatttaggtttagattgtatagatagattgtaataaatgtggggttaataaaaaaaaaaaaaaaaaaaaagtcgggtgtcgttgtcaaaatacaaaataatactaaataaacaaaaatgttgttgcttagtaaaaaattcttctaataatttatttaatctgactcatttatataggcaattcaggcatgtattatacattttaaagtagaagactttaaaatgatattcccaatattgattattaattattattattaccattattaatatctaaacgttaataaattcaattttttggtaaaattgtggcttatttcccatttaaaatagttctaGTTCATCACAAAAGTAACATTTCCAACTATTCACAGTAGTAGAATTATAATGAGTTTGCTCTCTGGTTTCGGATGAAATTGCATTAATAATATGTCCAGGAGTAATATTAGCCTCAGAGTGTTTTGAAGCTGACTCCAGAGACGGGGCTTTCAGTATGGCATCTTGCAGAGTAATACTGTTGTTTTCTAGTAAACGTTGTCTTATGTCATTAGAAAGAATTCCACTAATAAGTGAGTCTCTTATATAATCTTCTCTATTTTGGTCTGCATAAACGGCTCGAAAATTACAGTCTTTGGAAAGCACCTTAATATGTCGAACGTATTGATCTATATTTTCACCAGCTTGTTGTCTTTTAGTCATTAGGATATGTCGggcaaaaatttcatttttgggTTTAACAAAAACTGCTTCGAGAATACCTTTGGCTTCAGAATACTTTCTACAATCAGAGATAAGTTCATAGATATTGTTGCTCACGTAATTTACTAATAGTTTGAATTTTTCCTCCTCTGAGATATCAACTACAGAGAAAATAAAGTTTTCAAAAGTAGCTTTCCAATGTATCCATTCTTGAGACGATCTAGAAGAGTTTGGATCTGCATCGAATCTGTCTGGTCGTAGTAGCTTATCCATATTTGATATTTCTTGTACATTAAATTGTAATGAAACTGCAAAACCTTTATAAACTAGGTTCACAGACTACTACAACAACTAAGGCAATTGGCACGGTACAGTTGATTTCGCAACAGATTACAGTGTAATGTGTAGTgagtgtgttgagtaaatgtcttgttacttagtaaagtctaCTTCATTGTATTTACAAAGAGAATTGTATCAGAACGTCTGCGATCCTTCAGGTGAGTACCGATccgatatcatcatcatcaatggtgctacagccctatgaaagagcctcgaccttcccaagtctattacgccagtcagtcctatccattgccaaccgttgccagtttgctgcgcctatttttcttccatcctcatctacaccatctttccatctaagttttggcctacccctatttctacttcccacaggttgtgacataaggattcttctaggagggttgttatgctgtgatcttgctagatgtcctgcatatcttagtcgtcctattcttataagagatactacgtcttttccaccaaatatatgtttatatctgtggtatacctcgtagttgtacctcctccaacaaataccattttcacagatgccaccgaatatgcctctcaggatccttcgttcaaatataagcagaaggttttcatctgccttggagatggtccatgtctccgatccatatgtcaacactggttgtataagggttttgtatatggttatttttgttttttggcttaagtttctgcttctcatatgtctactgagtccaaaatagcatttgttcgctaggattatccttcgcttgatttcttctgtcatgacgttttccttggtgatcagggagcctaagtatgtgaatttgtccaccacttcaaaggtagagttatcaacagagaattggtgaccgatgtttatggctctattgttgggtgttgatgccaccatcttagttttctcctcgtttactgtcaggcccatattttttgaggcatttgagaaggtggtatacatttcttctagtttgcgtgttgtgcgggcaactaggtccacgtcatcggcatatgccaaaatttgggataatttattaaaaatatttcctctgttgtctattcgggcatctctgaccgccttttctagagctatgttgaagaggagacacgccagcgcatctccctgtcgcagcccaatattcgtttcaaacgcctgtgattgttcgccctgtatttcgactttgcaaacgactttacgcattgtagccttaaccaatcttatcagtttgtcagggatgtggaattcatccatggcttcatacaatttatttcttaggacactatcataggccgatttaaaatctacgaaaagatggtaagtgtcgatattgaattcattggttttttccaatatttgtcttagcacaaagatctggtctgttgttgatcgaccaggcctaaaaccactttgatatcctccaagaagctcctctgaatatgcacttaggcgaccatataagatgctcgaaaatattttgtaagctgtattaaggagggttattcccctatagtttctacattacaattgatcaccctttttgtgtagcgggcaaacgattccaagacaccactcttccgggatttgttcctcattccaggctcttagtattattttatatatttgattagtcagggtagcacctccatatttaataagttccgcggatataccatcacttcctggagatttattatttcttaGGTGTTTTATTAcatcccgtacttcttgaattgatggaggctctaatggtgtattgttggttgctcttgggttcggttgatttggatcttctacttcgatggtaagtagttctttatagttttccacccaccttttcaatatttcttcttttgtattgagtatgtgcccctccttatccttacatagtcttagccttggtttgaattcctttcttgcattattcagagttttatagaattttcttgtttgattttcctgttttaatgcctcaagttcttctagtattctattttcataagttctcttttttcttctatgaatgcacttctcttctcttctaaggtctttatatttttgttgtttttctcgggTTTTCCTGTGCTGCATCTGTTTATATGCATCGTTCTTTCTTCTTGTAATGTCCTCACACTCAGCATCGAACCAGTCATTGCGTGATGGTGGTTTCTCTGGCCCTAGAATATTATTTGCTGCgtctttaatattatttttacacatttCCCATTGTTCGCTGATTGTTAGATTCTCATTAATTATGCAGTTAGTTTCGATCCGATATAGGTTGATTGAATTTCAAATTCTGTTTGAAAAGTAATGTTAtattagacatttgcaaatattATTTGGTGAAATCATATTAGTTTACTATCATATGaaaaataggcctggatcccgcgtataaaaaaaaagttgattaatagcaagctgaaaatttgttaatagcttaagggtgtctagtcggacaaactttaatatatgggaacactggaacaggggaagttttaattgtggaacaggttaaaaatttggaacggtcagaccacgaaaacggcacatgtattttgtccgacagaacagacttaaactctccgaacagagattaaactctcatgcaaaaatcagactgctatttatcaccaaatggacgttttaatgagcggaacatgtagaatatgtcaaataacaggaattctgacaggtgataaatagcagtctgatttttgcatgagagtttaatctctgttcgaagagtttaagtctgttctgtcggacaaaataaatgtaccgttttcgtggtctgaccgttccaaatttttaacctgttccacaattaaaactgcccctgttccagtgttcccatatatcaaagtttatccgactagacacccttaagctattaacaaattttcagcttgctattaatcaacttttttttcatacgcgggatccagacctaaaatacAAATCACTATTGGCCATACAGTAATCAGTaattacttttaaaattattgatttttctattatttatatttttattcttgCATTTATCTTCATCTTAAAAACTCCAAAGTTAGTGTATGTTTGGTATTTCGTAAGAAAGTATGTACATGATTCATGTATCACTATTATTTAAATGACTTAATAGTTTGACATTGTCAGATATAATACGAGATTTTTTGGCGATAATACaaaatttttgtgaaattttaAATAGCTCAAAATTTCTAGTTTGCTATAAGTTGTAAATTATGGAATCAGTGACTATGGATACTAAAAATTTTACATGGTACAGAGACGAAGCAAAATGGacaaaaattataattccaaGTGGCACAATGGATCCCAATCAATCTACCGTAATACAAATTCCTGAAGATCTTCAACATAACGAAGTTATCATAGCAAGAAATGCTCAGGGTCAAGATAATGGAGGGGAAGTAAGTATCTTCTACCTCTTCCATTTTTGTATTAGAAGAAGTGCTTATTTTTCCATAATTTCTGCTATCAATTAACATTATATCTTTAGCTGATGACCTATACTTCTATTTTAATACGTGTGTGCTTTGCATTTGAGTCTTGCGTCAAGATTGATACCCAGATATTTTACAGTATTCTCATATGGAACCTGGATGTAGTTTATTCTAATAATTGATATGTAGTCTCCTTTTATTAGTAAAATCAATATGTATCTATTCGGTTTCATTCAACTTGATTCTCCATGCTTTTTTCCAATTAACAATCTTATCTATGGAGTTCTGAAGGTTATTACTGCTTCTTTATCATTATTTCCAACTGAGATAATTGCCGTGTCATCTGCAAATGTATGTGTGTCATCTTGATTTAGTTAAGGGATATCTCTGGTGTATAAAATGTAcagaactggtccaaggacacttcCTAATGTAACACCAGCTCTAATCTGTCTCAAATCAGAGTATGCTTCCTCCTGCTTTACCCTGAACCATCTGTCTGATATGTCTGTATGATTCTAAAAGGTGAGCGTTCTGTTCTGGCATGTGATAGAGCAGTTTATGTATTAATTCTTTATTCCACACCTTCTCGAATGCTTGGGTCACATCCAGGAAGACAGTGATGCAAACATTAGTTTTTCCAGTTCCATTTCTATAATATCAGTGCTTATATGCACTTGGTCAACAGTAAAAGGCTCTTTCGAAAACCAAATTGGTGTGATGAAATTAGCTGTAGTTCTTTAATGATTGGTTTTAGCTTTTTGAAGCATTTTTTTCGTAGAGTTTTGCTGTTCCATAAGCATTTATGCATTttgtatacagtcgaacccgcttattggaatagccttcgtgccaagcaacttatatatagggtgtcccaaaaagattggtcataaattataccacagattctggcgtcaaaaataggttgattgaacctcacttacttatataaaatattgcacacaaaaaaagttacagccctttgaagttacaaaatgaaaatcgatttttttcatatatcgaaaactcttaaagattttttattgaaaatggacatgtggcattcttatggcagcaatatcttaaaaaaaaattaaagtgaaatttttgtgcaccctataaaaattttatgggggttttgttcccttaaacccgcccaaacttttgtgtacgttcgaattaaattaatattgtattaccattagttaaaaacaatgtttttaaaacttgtttgcctcttagtactttttagaTAAGCTAGTGTTTATGGAGATATTTtcaatatttgtcgaatccaccacatatttgtacagggtgtttcattaataattgtccatatagtaactggagaaaccttagcacaaaatacgaagatttaacctaaaacacttaaataaaatgtggttccttactgagttacagggtgttttatctaaaaatttaaaaattatttttgctcagcattttaaaactgttcaacgtatccttttcatacttgacagaaagtgcgactactatacaccctactaaattatgataaacaaatgtttctagctactaccagaagcgtacgacaggggatagtgaatggttgacccttttcaaattctacgccactggagaaattactattttagtgccatttttagattctccaatactttctacgtaaataatatactcttaattggtaacgataaagttattagttttcgagatatttgaagttaaatatgaaacggcacagttatttttattaatttttgatatgattcatatgattaaattttaaaaattatttgtacccagtactttaaaactatttggtttatccttatcatacttggcaaaaagtgtaggcactgtataccctactaaattaaaataaataaacgtttctagctactaccagaggcgtacgacaggggatagtggctggttgactcttcccaaattctacgcaactgacgaaaatgatattttagtgtaattttttgattttccaatactttttatgtaaataatatactcttcattcgtaacgataaaatgattagttttcgagatatttgaaattaaaaatgaagcgacacaatacattaatcaaaataacagtgtcgtttcatttttaacttcaaagatctcgaaaactaatgactttattgttacgaatgaagagtatattattttcatagaaagtattggagaatccaaaaattgaactaaaatagcaattccgccagtggcgtagaatttgggaagggtcaaccattcactttctcccgtcgtacgcctctggtaatagccagaaacctTTGTCTAACGTAATTTAGTAGTCTGTACAGTATCTATATTTTCtgacaagtatgaaaaggatacgtagaatagttttaaaatgctgagcaaaaatagtttttaaatttttagataaaacaccctgtaactcagtaaggaaccacattttatataagtgttttaggttaaatcttggtattttgtgctaaggtttcttcagttactatatggacaattattaatgaaacaccctgtatatggttaagtacgattatagagacctgttaataatctgaaaatttatttataatttacatttttatgtatattttgaaaaagaagccacatctcgataaaaggtgacttatcaaaaaaagactaagagacaaaaaagttttaaaaacactgttttaaaggagcaaaacccacagaaaatgtttatgtaaatatatttaaaaagaagccgcctctcgataaaaactagcttatcgaaaaaatactaggagacaaaaaagttttaaaatcgttgtgtttaactaatggtaccacaataatgaattaattgggaggtacacaaaagtttggggggtttaagggaacaaaacccccataaattttttatggggtggacaaatttcactataattttgttttaagatgtttctgacataagaatcatacatgtccgttttcaataaaaaatctcgaatagttttcgatatattgaaaaaaatcgattttcattttgtaacttcaaagggctgtaactttttttatgagcacatttgtactaaggtaagttaggttcaatcgaactatttttgaccccaaaatgtgcggtataatttatgaccaatcttttcgggacaccctgtataatatattacaGAAGTTGAATCGGGTTTATATCTTAtcgtagtaaaaaaaacaattaaaaaaaaagaaaaaaaaattaaaaatataataaaaaaatatatgaaaaaaataaatatataaaaaaaatatatacaaaaaaatatttacatccaAAACAGTGTATTTATTTAGATAGTAGTATGTTAGTTTCttatgtacatatatttagagttagaaatacagaaaaaattcctctggttgaaaaaaatgtttgtttttaaaataaaatgtctggctaattggctcagccaaggccatcaaattcacaaaaaaaaagcacGGGATATTCTATAACCGGAATATTCTAttaaccgatcattggttgctGGCCGTAATAAGTGTACctaatatacgtaataatagtacATACCATGTTAATATGTATGCATATAGTTTTAgatctttttatgtcaataatacaataatacaatAGCGTAACTTATTTATTAAAAGACCAAATTACATTAGGTATATTATGTGGATGCAtacagtaattaatatgaaatttatggaaaatatagattatgtaaatattttcgtattaaaataataaaatacatataagaAAATTAGTTATTTAGTCTTGAAAAGTAATCGGTAATTGTAGCTTGTTTTTTATTACATAAAATACTAGTCACTTGTTGCTctatattataaaaattagaaaaatttacatTGGTTTGGCCATTCAGAAAACGTCTTATCTCACAACATTCTCTCATCAGGATGGGCGaactgtttcttaaaaattttataacaggcaagtGGGTGGCAATATGTATAGTTTGTACACAAAGGAAACTATTTTATGATCTGAAAACGTGAATTTGTCGGCGACCGATTGAATTGGTACTAataacaaattaataaaatatttattacctgACAACCCTAATATAAAACAGCATTACAGGCCGTCGAGGCCCTTGGCGAGACACCATAATACAAGAgagaatttaaatttttaggaaattgtagGTAACAATTTATTCGTCGACctgaaaaatattctaataagcggtattattttattaatacgtattccaataaacggataaatttattaaggagtaaatggaaacgtttcgggacctcgaatttatatttcataaaccgggatattcctataactgATACTCTAATAAGCTGGTTCTATTGTATTctgttgttaaaaaaaattgtttttttcagCAATCTAATGAGCAGTATAACGACCAACAACAGTTTAGACCATGTCCTGCAGTATCAAGAGAGCAGGAAAATTTTGAACCCTCTTTTGAGCAAGAACCTCAAGTAAGTTTTGACATTAAATAATAAGTACCTAGTTCTAAGTCCTACGTTAATCCAACAAATTAAGATT
The window above is part of the Diabrotica virgifera virgifera chromosome 2, PGI_DIABVI_V3a genome. Proteins encoded here:
- the LOC126880642 gene encoding uncharacterized protein LOC126880642 encodes the protein MDKLLRPDRFDADPNSSRSSQEWIHWKATFENFIFSVVDISEEEKFKLLVNYVSNNIYELISDCRKYSEAKGILEAVFVKPKNEIFARHILMTKRQQAGENIDQYVRHIKVLSKDCNFRAVYADQNREDYIRDSLISGILSNDIRQRLLENNSITLQDAILKAPSLESASKHSEANITPGHIINAISSETREQTHYNSTTVNSWKCYFCDELELF